The Spiribacter roseus genome includes the window CGTGGACGGATGACGAGATGTCCAAGGTCGTCGGCGGCAAAAAGACCTCGCGCCAAATGGGTCATCTGCCGCTGACCGGCGAGGGCGGCATGCTTGATGTGCTCGCCGACTACCCTCTCGCTCGCCGAATACTCGTCCACATCAACAACACTAACCCTGTGCTCGACCCCGAATCCGCTGAGCGGGCTCGGTTAGAGGCGATGGGTATCGAGGTATCTTACGATGGCATGGACATCCGCTTCTGAACCGATAACCGCTGCGCTGTCGGCCGATGAGTTCGAGCGCCGGTTACGAGCAATGGAGCGGTATTACCATCTCCACCATCCTTTCCAACAGATGATGGCCCGTGGCGAGCTGACCCGCGAGCAATTGCAGGGCTGGGTCATCAACCGCTTCTACTACCAGGTCAGCATTCCTCGCAAGGATGCTGCCTTGCTCGCTAACTGCCCCGATCCGGAGATACGCCGCGAGTGGGTGCAGAGAATCATCGATCATGACGGCCGCGATGACGATCCTGGCGGTATTGAGGCATGGCTGCGGTTGGGAGAGGCGGTAGGTGTGTCGCGTGAGCGACTGCTCTCTCTCGATGAGGTCCTTCCCGGCGTGCGTTTCGCGGTGGACGGATATATCACCTTTGCCCGTGAACGGCCCTGGGAGGAGGCGGTCTGTTCCTCTCTAACAGAGCTTTTTGCACCGGAAGCCCACCGCTCGCGCCTCTCCACCTGGCCGCAGCACTATCCTTGGGTGGATAGTGACGGGCTTGACTATTTTCGGAACCGCCTGGGTCAGGCTCGGCGAGATGTCGAGCATGGCTTGTCAATCACTCAGGCACATTTTCGCAGTGCCGAGGCTCAGCAACGGGCGCTGGAGACGCTCGGCTTCAAACTGGATGTGCTCTGGTCAATGCTTGATGCCATGTATCTGGCGTTTGTTATTGGTATGCGGCCATATCAGGCGATCGAAGACCCATGAACGGCGATGTACGAGTCCGGCTGAGTGCCGGCATGCGTCTTCAATGGGAAACCGCCCAATCGGCTTACGTCATGCTCTACCCAGAGGGAATGATCAAACTCAACGAGCCGGCCGGCGAGATCCTGTCTCGATGCGACGGCCGGACTGTGGACGCGTTGATCGGCGATTTACAGCAGGCGTTCCCACGCGCCGATTTGACAGCGGATGTCATCACTTTTCTGGAAGAGGCCGACTCCAAGGGCTGGCTGAGAACAACGAAAGGGGAAGACGATGGCTATTGAGGAGAGCGAAGTGCGGGCCGTTGCCAATGCGACGCCCATCCCACTGTGGTTGTTGGCTGAGGTAACTTATCGCTGTCCGCTACAGTGTGCCTACTGCTCGAATCCAATTGCGTTTGCACGATATCGCGACGAGCTTGAGACCGAGGAGTGGTTGTCGGTACTGGATCAGGCGCGAGCAATGGGCGCTCTTCAACTTGGCATTTCTGGGGGTGAGCCGCTGCTGCGTAAAGACCTTGAGACGATCGTTGGACACGCTCGACAGCTTGGCTTCTATACCAATCTGCTTACATCAGGAGTGGGGTTAAATGAGGCACGTCTTGGCGAATTAAAACGCGCAGGGCTTGACCACATTCAGATTAGCTTCCAAGCCGATAGCGGTGGCCCCTCGGACGAGATCGCGGGTGGCCACCATTTCTCGACGAAGGAGCGGATGGCTCAGGCAATCAAGGCACATGAATACCCGATGGTGTTCAACGTCGTTATGCACCGCCACAACCTCGATCGTGTTGACAGCATTCTGCAGCTGGCCTGGGATCTTGGTGCCGATTATGTTGAGCTTGCAAATACGCAGTATCACGGCTGGGCTTATCACAACCGTGCAGCACTGATGCCTACACGCGAGCAGATCCAGCGCGCCGAAGCGGTGACGCAGCATTGGCGTGAGAAAGCCGGCAACCGCATGCAGATCTACTTCGTCGGTTCCGATTACTACGACGAAACCGCTAAACCGTGTATGAACGGCTGGGGCACAACGTTTCTCGGCGTCGCTCCGGATGGTCGGGCCATGCCATGCCATGGAGCAGCAGAGCTACCGATCGAACTCCCATCTGTCCGCGACGAGCGCTTACAGGCAATCTGGGAGGACTCGCATGCGTTCAATGTCTTCCGCGGTCACGACTGGCAACCAGAGCCGTGCAGTAGTTGCGAATTACTGCATAGCTGCCACGGAGGGTGCCGCTGCCAGGCCTTACTGCTCGCCGGTGACGCGTGGGCGACCGACCCGGTCTGTCCGAAGTCGCCACTCCATGAGCGGGTCGTCCGTGAAGTCGAAGCAGCCGACAAGAGGAAGAACGAGTTCCCGTTGGTGATGCGCAATGTCAAAAACAGCCGCTCACTATCGTGATGGAATGCTCAATGTCCGAGCATTCCCCGGACGAACGCCAACTCGCTACTCGCCGCGGACCGGATATTTGCTGCGTTGCGCAGACCGTGCCCCTCGGCCGGATAGACGTGAAGCTCTGCGCTGCCACCATTGGCGATCATCGCATCGGCCATCGCAGTTGCCTGACTGAGGGGCACGATCCGGTCAACGTCGCCCTGGATCAGCAGGACCGGCGTTGTGATCTCATGGGCATTCAGCGCCGGCGAGCGACGGGCATACCGAGCCGAATCGCGCACTGGGTCGCCGACCAGAAAGTCAAGGTAACCCCGTTCAAAGCGGTGGGTGAGGGTAGACAACCGAGCCAGATCAGTCACGGCCCACCGACACAACCCCCCTCGGAAACGCCCGGTCTGACGCAATGCATTCAACACGGTTAGCCCACCCGCGCTATTCCCGGCGATAAACATCTGCCCGGGATCGCACAACCCCCTGGCCGCAACCGCATCTGCCATACAGATACAATCATCACGGTCGGTAATGCCCCAGTTGCCGCGCAGACGTTCCCGGTAGTGACGACCATGCCCGCTGCTGCCGCCATAATTGACCTCCAGCACCGCAACACCGTGCCCGGTCCAGAACTGGACCTCTGGATTCCACGCCGGACTGCGCATGGCTGTTGGCCCGCCATGTGCCCGTAGCAAAAGCGGCGGCCGTCCAGCCTCTGGGCCGCTAACATCCGGACAGTGGGGGCGGTAAAGATAGCCATGAACCTCGCCCTGCATGCCTTGTGCAACCATCTTCTCCGGCCGCGATACACTATCCGAATCCGGGCGGGCTTCCAGGCAGACCACTCTTTCGACCTTGCCCGACGCCATATCCAGTCGACATACTGCAGCCGGTGCGTCTTCTCGGCTGCCGAGATACCAGACATCGTCGCCGCCAGACTGAAGCTGCGTGATATCCACCTCGGCAACGCCAAAGTCCCGAACAACGCCAGTTTGCTGAATACTTACAACAGCGCAACGGGCCGAGTTCACCTGTACAGCAATCGTAACGTCATCCGCGATGCCAACGTGATGCCCGTGGGCCAGCTGCCATGGCGGCCGGCCGATATCGGCAGCAAGTTCAACCAATCGTCTGCGTGACTGACCGGCCAGGCGATAAAGTTGCCACCAGCCCGCCCGATCATCGAGGTAGTACAGCGATCCATCAGCGCCCCACCGTGGCTCGATTACCGAAGACTGACCGTCGGTCAATGCCTCGTAGGTGCCGCTTTCAATGTCCAGGCGCCACAGACGCGAGCGGGTCCAGGGCATCTCATTCTCGGCCCACGAAATCCAGGCGACCCAACGACCATCCGGGCTGAGACGAGGACTGGCACAAAAGGGCTCGGCCTCAGCAACCGGGTGAACAGCGTCACCAGATTGGAGATCCAGCAAGACAAGCCGCGTCAGATCCTCACCCGGGGCCTCCTGCAAAAACACCAAGCGGCTGGTCGGTGGGTGGACATCGCAATCTGCGTGGCGGCAGCCAGACACCGTGTGTAACGGTACCGACTTACCCTGAGATGTCAGGGCCCACACGCCCTGGTCCTCATCCTGTATGAAAATCCAGGGGTAGGCCCGGGTGCCGGACCAAATCGCTCGCCCACCGTATCCGTGCACCCGGCATCTCGGCGCGACGCCGTCGGGCGACCACACGGTGGTCACGTCACGATCAGCGACACGCAGACGAGTCGAACCGTCAGCGGGGTCATGCTCTGACCAAGCGAGTGATGAACCGTCTGGCGTGACAGCAAAGCCAGTCACCCGCTTTTGACCGGCAAGCGCCTCCACCCCTACGGTGCCAGGCCAGTCTCTCCAAGGAAGGACGGTATGGTTCACAAGAGCATTTGGCGCATCAGGTGTCGGAACGGACGAACCGAGCCGATTGATGTGGCGGTGAAGCAAGTGTTTGGTAGATCACACAATAACGCTCGGTTAACTCAATCAGTTTACCGAGCTTTGCATCATCCGCGTCACTCTCAAGTTCGAAGCGCAAATGGACGTCGCGCAACCCCACCGGCACTTCCGGGTCCAGCGCCAGCGTGCCGCGTGCATCCCAATGGCCCTCAGCGATCACTCGACTCTCCCTCAGCTCGATGCCCATCGCCGTTGCAACACTCTTGAGCGTCACCCCGGCGCAAGCGGCGAGCGCCTGGAGGAGCATATCGGCGGAGCATGCCCGTGAACCATCTCCTCCTGCCGCGGCGTGAAGACCAGCAACCACTTCACCTGACCAAGTCTGAAGCTTGCACGCGATGTCCTCATTGGCCAACTGCGCCTCGACACTAACGGGGACTCGCGCCGATTCGGGCTCGTCCTTATAGTGCTCTTTGAGCGGCTGTTGGTATGCACGCAGTTCTTGTGCGTCCATGAATCTGTGTCCTTTCAGGTTTTAAACGAGTTCAGCTCTCGGTATCTATGCGGTATTTCTTGAGCTTTCGGTACAGCGTGTTGCGACTGATGTTTAGTTTATCCGCGGTTTTTGTGATGTTCCAGCGATGCCTTCTGAGCTCCCTGAGCAGAGTGTCCCGCTCAGCGTCCTCCAAAGGACTGTTAATCTGCCCATAAGCATCTTCAACCGTTTCGAGCGAGTCCCGACCGGATACGCCGCCTGACACAGCGGGAGAAATAAAATCTTCCTCCCCAACGATTACCCTAGGCAGGTCTCTAACTCGAATGATGCCGTCATCACAGAGTGCAAGAGCCGTTCTCAGACAATGCCGGAGTTGCCTGATATTACCAGGCCACCGGTAGTCTAGGAGTCGCTGATACGCGGCCTCATCGATCGAGACGTCCTGATCACCCCCGCTTTCAGCAGTGAGCGCAGCGGTGATGACCCTGTCTTTGTCGCTCCGCTCCCGCAACGCCGGAAGCTCGAGTGCAATGGAGTTGAGGCGGTAGTAAAGATCTTCGCGAAACAGCCCGTCCTCGACCAACTGCTGTAGGTTTCTGTGAGTGGCGCTGATGACATTCAGCTCAACCGGCACCACTTCCTCGCTACCAAGTGGCGTGATCTGTTTCTGCTCGAGCACCCGCAGGAACCGCGTCTGTAGTTCCGACGGCATATCGCCGATCTCATCGAGAAACAACGTGCCTCCGCTAGATTCGAGCACTTTCCCCCGCATACCCTCTCGCTTCGCGCCAGTGAAAGCCCCATGGCGATAGCCGAAGAGCTCGCTTTCAATCAGCGACTCCGGGATAGCGGCGCAATTCATGGCGACAAAAGGGCGCTTGTGACGTGTACTGGCGTTGTGAATCGCCCTAGCGAGAACCTCTTTCCCGGTACCGGTTTCCCCGCACAAGACGATGGGGACATCCCGGTCTAGCACGCGACGTGCACAGCGGACGATCCGCCTGACCTGCTCGTCGGCATTGTGGGCCATCGCATCGAGTGAGAGTTCCCCAGCCTCGCCACATTCTCCACCAGCTGGGTCGTCACCAACTCTCTTAGACCTTACGTTCGGAGACGCTTTTATCGAAGGGCCCCGCAATGTGCCGATGAGCTCCATGCCGGAGCGAATATCGCGCAGGCGCATCGGGGTATCGCCCTGGACCAACGCGGTCTTGTGCAGCGAATTGGCTGTTATTCCAAACCGCTCCTCGACGGACTCATTCACTACCGAGTCGGCGCTCCGTATTGCGCATAGATCACGCGCTCTTTTGTTGAATGCGAGTGTTCGACCATCTCGATCGACCGCCACCATTCCTGCACTAGGAGAATCGATCGAAGATGCCGTTTCGTTAAATCGAAGTACAATCTCGTTGCGGTAATAATTGAGGAAAAAAAGATTTTCGATGATCCGCGCCGACGTCCGCACGAGAGCGATTGTGTGAATTGGAACCTCACGGTCGCAGCTCGCTTGAGCCGAGGAAACATCGAGAACCGCGACCATGCGGCCATGCGGATCACAAATCGGCGCCGCCGTGCACGACAGCTCCATATTACGGCAAAGAAAATGCTCGTTCCGATGGATTGTCACCGAGCGTTTTTCGGCAATGCAGGTACCGATCCCATTCGTGCCGACCGTCGACTCGCTCCAGTCGGCTCCAGGCAGTAGCCCAACTCGCTCAAACTGCTTAGTAAGCCCGGGATCACCCAGCCGATCCAGAACATATCCATCTGCATCAGTCAGCAGGACGGAGTGCCCCGATTGAGCGATCTGCCGATAGAGGTCTCTCATCTCGGCCCTAGCAATGGAATATAATTCCCCCAGCTGATCGCGCCGGCGCCGAAGGTGAGGCTCTTCGAGGACGGCCTCAATCCCAGGCAGTCCGGGGTCTAGAGAGTGCTCGACGAGGGAACGCTTCCAAGATAAGGCGACCCGAACTTCCTCCGGTCGGATCATCCGGCTCGGCGTATGCGCGCTCACCCGTCGAACAGACTCCTCCACCTGCTTAGAGTGGTTGTAATCAAACCCCATTGTGCTCTCCTCCAGCAACAATCTACAGAGTCCGCCTGTGACTATCGCTCATATTATGTTCTGACGGTGAATGCTCTTGTGGTGGGTGTCAAGACGCTGAGTCGGCTGCTCTATTCCATGACATTGAGTCGGCTGCTCTATTCCATGACATAGTGTGCCAATCCTTAACAGAAATCGACTCCAAATGCGGGCACGGCTTTTGCATTGTGTTGATTTGGTTATGGAAAAGACGAATTTGGACGGACCAAATGACGCACCCTCGGTCAATGGCAAGCCGCCTCTGGTATACGACAGTGTCAGTCGCCGTTGTGCTCTGCATCGGGGGGTGGCTGGCTATCGAAACATTGGCGGGAGGCTCCGAGATCGCGTGGGTTCTCGTCGAATGGAACGGCGCCATGCGTCACCTTTCCATCAGCCTCGGCAGACTTGTGGAGGCGTTACTCATCGCCCTCGTCTTCGGCATACCGCTGTCAGTTGCCTCTCGGCGACTGCCGGGTTTAGAGGCCACCATCACGCCGATTTTACTAACCCTTCTGGCTGTGCCGTGGGTCCTTCTGGCGGCTGCCGTCAATATGATGATTCACCTTCGGCTGGAAAGCGAACAAATGGTAGTAATGGCTGCAGTGGGTGGCGGCGCCTGGCTAACCGGCTCACTCGCTCCCCGTCAGCTGAGTCACTTGGAGCGGCTAGAACGGGCGAGGTATGCACTTCGCACTGTTATTTTAATGTTAATAGTTGCCGAAATGATTTCTCTCACTCAGGGTCTTGGCAGCCAACTTCGGTTCTACACGCTGTACTGGAGCCCAGTACTTTTACTGCTATACGGCGGGCTTGCCGCCGTGCTTCTGGGATGCACCATCGCGATCGGGAGATTGGGCAGCCCAGGTATCATCAAGGGGACGGAGCGACTCGCCGGACCTCACGGTTAATCGTTGTCCGTCCCTTCCATGTGGCGAGTGCTAGCGTCTCAACAGGTAACCCCGTCACTGTCCTAACCTGTCGGTCGCCCGCAAGCCATCGTGCCACCGGCCGGAGCGAAACAATCGCCCCCACGTCACCGCGCTGCAGAGCATCCCGCGCCTCTCTAGCGTCAAACAAAAAAAGCTGCTCGTAGCCCTGATCGCGGATCCATCGTGCCGCCTGCCCGCGGTCAATCCCCCAAAAAGGAACGTAAAGCCCCGTCGGCCCTGCGCCCGGGTCACCAACAATGGACCATTCGGCCGTACGATAGGGCACGAGCTCCATAAGTGCCCGCGTCTCCTCCGAGCCAACAATGCCGCCCACGACTAGCTGGCAAGCCGACGGACGCATGCCCCAATCGCTCGGATCGATGGTGTCGCCCCAGCCCGGCTGAGGATTCCACTGAACCGACACGTCAATATCCGCAGCAATCAACCGAACGAGTTCAGCCTCGCTCCCTTGGTACTGGTTAACCCCGGAATCGGGCGTCAAAAGGGGCGGGAGCGACGGTGGAACACAAACAGTCAAAGCACCGCCCTCGCGCACCTGCGCCAGAGAAGATTCGGGTGGCAGTTCGCGGACCACGAGCAGCATGATGACCCCGGCAATGATGAGCAGGCCGGACCGACCGATGCGGCGCAATATCCAGTGAACGCGTTTAGCGGCGAAGCGCATGGTATGCCAAGGCAATCGGGATGAGAACAAAAGCCGACAGCACCACTCGGGCCGTGACTGGATCAAACTGGCGATAACTCAGCAT containing:
- the pqqC gene encoding pyrroloquinoline-quinone synthase PqqC, with the protein product MAWTSASEPITAALSADEFERRLRAMERYYHLHHPFQQMMARGELTREQLQGWVINRFYYQVSIPRKDAALLANCPDPEIRREWVQRIIDHDGRDDDPGGIEAWLRLGEAVGVSRERLLSLDEVLPGVRFAVDGYITFARERPWEEAVCSSLTELFAPEAHRSRLSTWPQHYPWVDSDGLDYFRNRLGQARRDVEHGLSITQAHFRSAEAQQRALETLGFKLDVLWSMLDAMYLAFVIGMRPYQAIEDP
- the pqqD gene encoding pyrroloquinoline quinone biosynthesis peptide chaperone PqqD, whose product is MNGDVRVRLSAGMRLQWETAQSAYVMLYPEGMIKLNEPAGEILSRCDGRTVDALIGDLQQAFPRADLTADVITFLEEADSKGWLRTTKGEDDGY
- the pqqE gene encoding pyrroloquinoline quinone biosynthesis protein PqqE; this encodes MAIEESEVRAVANATPIPLWLLAEVTYRCPLQCAYCSNPIAFARYRDELETEEWLSVLDQARAMGALQLGISGGEPLLRKDLETIVGHARQLGFYTNLLTSGVGLNEARLGELKRAGLDHIQISFQADSGGPSDEIAGGHHFSTKERMAQAIKAHEYPMVFNVVMHRHNLDRVDSILQLAWDLGADYVELANTQYHGWAYHNRAALMPTREQIQRAEAVTQHWREKAGNRMQIYFVGSDYYDETAKPCMNGWGTTFLGVAPDGRAMPCHGAAELPIELPSVRDERLQAIWEDSHAFNVFRGHDWQPEPCSSCELLHSCHGGCRCQALLLAGDAWATDPVCPKSPLHERVVREVEAADKRKNEFPLVMRNVKNSRSLS
- a CDS encoding S9 family peptidase, producing the protein MPWTRSRLWRLDIESGTYEALTDGQSSVIEPRWGADGSLYYLDDRAGWWQLYRLAGQSRRRLVELAADIGRPPWQLAHGHHVGIADDVTIAVQVNSARCAVVSIQQTGVVRDFGVAEVDITQLQSGGDDVWYLGSREDAPAAVCRLDMASGKVERVVCLEARPDSDSVSRPEKMVAQGMQGEVHGYLYRPHCPDVSGPEAGRPPLLLRAHGGPTAMRSPAWNPEVQFWTGHGVAVLEVNYGGSSGHGRHYRERLRGNWGITDRDDCICMADAVAARGLCDPGQMFIAGNSAGGLTVLNALRQTGRFRGGLCRWAVTDLARLSTLTHRFERGYLDFLVGDPVRDSARYARRSPALNAHEITTPVLLIQGDVDRIVPLSQATAMADAMIANGGSAELHVYPAEGHGLRNAANIRSAASSELAFVRGMLGH
- a CDS encoding OsmC family protein — translated: MDAQELRAYQQPLKEHYKDEPESARVPVSVEAQLANEDIACKLQTWSGEVVAGLHAAAGGDGSRACSADMLLQALAACAGVTLKSVATAMGIELRESRVIAEGHWDARGTLALDPEVPVGLRDVHLRFELESDADDAKLGKLIELTERYCVIYQTLASPPHQSARFVRSDT
- a CDS encoding sigma-54-dependent Fis family transcriptional regulator encodes the protein MGFDYNHSKQVEESVRRVSAHTPSRMIRPEEVRVALSWKRSLVEHSLDPGLPGIEAVLEEPHLRRRRDQLGELYSIARAEMRDLYRQIAQSGHSVLLTDADGYVLDRLGDPGLTKQFERVGLLPGADWSESTVGTNGIGTCIAEKRSVTIHRNEHFLCRNMELSCTAAPICDPHGRMVAVLDVSSAQASCDREVPIHTIALVRTSARIIENLFFLNYYRNEIVLRFNETASSIDSPSAGMVAVDRDGRTLAFNKRARDLCAIRSADSVVNESVEERFGITANSLHKTALVQGDTPMRLRDIRSGMELIGTLRGPSIKASPNVRSKRVGDDPAGGECGEAGELSLDAMAHNADEQVRRIVRCARRVLDRDVPIVLCGETGTGKEVLARAIHNASTRHKRPFVAMNCAAIPESLIESELFGYRHGAFTGAKREGMRGKVLESSGGTLFLDEIGDMPSELQTRFLRVLEQKQITPLGSEEVVPVELNVISATHRNLQQLVEDGLFREDLYYRLNSIALELPALRERSDKDRVITAALTAESGGDQDVSIDEAAYQRLLDYRWPGNIRQLRHCLRTALALCDDGIIRVRDLPRVIVGEEDFISPAVSGGVSGRDSLETVEDAYGQINSPLEDAERDTLLRELRRHRWNITKTADKLNISRNTLYRKLKKYRIDTES
- a CDS encoding type 2 periplasmic-binding domain-containing protein; amino-acid sequence: MRFAAKRVHWILRRIGRSGLLIIAGVIMLLVVRELPPESSLAQVREGGALTVCVPPSLPPLLTPDSGVNQYQGSEAELVRLIAADIDVSVQWNPQPGWGDTIDPSDWGMRPSACQLVVGGIVGSEETRALMELVPYRTAEWSIVGDPGAGPTGLYVPFWGIDRGQAARWIRDQGYEQLFLFDAREARDALQRGDVGAIVSLRPVARWLAGDRQVRTVTGLPVETLALATWKGRTTINREVRRVAPSP